One Bacillus sp. (in: firmicutes) genomic region harbors:
- a CDS encoding putative motility protein, which translates to MDIAALSSAIGQVNLGQQVSVAILEKAMDTAGVNAEALTEMLKTSGVEAPHPTLGKIIDIRG; encoded by the coding sequence ATGGATATTGCTGCATTATCTTCCGCAATAGGTCAAGTTAATTTAGGTCAACAAGTCAGTGTTGCAATTTTAGAAAAAGCAATGGACACTGCTGGAGTAAACGCTGAGGCATTAACGGAAATGCTGAAGACATCAGGTGTTGAAGCACCACACCCAACACTTGGAAAAATAATTGATATTAGAGGATGA
- a CDS encoding alpha/beta fold hydrolase, whose amino-acid sequence MIGCLCIHGFTGSPFEVEPLANFLKKNTNWLVEMPTLPGHGGELGLLKGVAYQEWIYEAEQSLKGMLEKCSTVFLVGFSMGGVISGYLATKYPVQKLVLLSAAAYYLDPKQILKDIKEMAADGVRGNLSDNPLYQKFRTKVIGTPITSTFQFQKLVKELKPTFSQIEVPTLIVQGELDSIVPKKSASYLYKTIPSNERELIFLPKSKHLVCHDPDKEQLFTAVERFLLN is encoded by the coding sequence ATGATTGGTTGTTTATGTATTCATGGATTTACAGGCAGTCCATTTGAAGTGGAGCCTCTTGCGAACTTTCTCAAAAAAAACACAAATTGGTTAGTAGAGATGCCGACATTGCCTGGGCACGGGGGAGAATTAGGGCTCCTAAAAGGTGTTGCATACCAAGAGTGGATTTACGAAGCGGAACAGTCTTTAAAAGGAATGCTTGAAAAATGTAGCACTGTCTTTCTAGTTGGTTTTTCAATGGGCGGCGTAATTTCAGGCTATTTGGCTACAAAATATCCCGTTCAAAAGCTAGTTTTACTAAGTGCTGCGGCGTATTACTTAGATCCGAAGCAAATATTAAAGGATATCAAAGAAATGGCTGCAGATGGTGTGCGCGGGAATTTAAGCGACAATCCCTTGTATCAGAAATTCCGTACAAAGGTTATAGGAACACCAATAACGTCAACATTTCAATTCCAAAAGCTTGTGAAGGAATTAAAACCAACTTTCTCACAAATTGAAGTACCAACTTTAATTGTCCAAGGTGAATTAGATAGTATCGTACCGAAAAAAAGTGCGAGCTATTTATATAAAACAATCCCCTCAAACGAAAGGGAGCTTATTTTTTTACCGAAGTCAAAGCACCTAGTTTGCCATGACCCGGATAAAGAGCAATTATTTACAGCGGTGGAGCGGTTTTTGTTAAACTAA
- a CDS encoding proline/glycine betaine ABC transporter permease codes for MALFKTEQLLPKLPLADWIDSLVDWLTTTFGPSFDVISEILEMLVEGMVDGLALIPPIILVILMSLLTWKICNKGIMFFTFIGLFLIENLGYWEPMLNTVALVLMSVVLSIVIGIPIGIWASQNTTVRNIVTPTLDFMQTMPAFVYLIPAIFFFNIGVVPGVVASVIFATPPTIRLTILGIKQVPEDIIEATEAFGSTTKQRLVKVQLPLAMPTIMAGINQSIMLALSMVVIASMVGAPGLGADVYRAVTQIKTGIGFEAGLAIVIIAIILDRISQNLGKNKQGGTM; via the coding sequence ATGGCGTTGTTTAAAACAGAACAGCTTTTACCTAAACTACCGCTTGCAGACTGGATAGACTCCCTTGTCGATTGGCTAACTACTACATTTGGGCCTTCATTTGATGTAATCTCAGAGATTTTGGAAATGCTTGTTGAGGGCATGGTAGATGGCTTAGCGTTAATCCCTCCAATTATATTGGTTATTTTAATGAGTTTATTAACTTGGAAGATTTGTAATAAAGGGATTATGTTTTTTACATTTATCGGATTGTTTTTAATAGAAAACTTAGGATATTGGGAACCTATGCTTAATACGGTAGCCTTAGTTCTAATGTCGGTCGTTTTATCAATTGTAATAGGCATACCAATTGGCATATGGGCATCGCAGAATACAACTGTTAGAAATATTGTTACACCTACATTAGACTTCATGCAAACAATGCCTGCCTTTGTCTATTTAATTCCAGCTATTTTCTTTTTTAATATTGGTGTTGTTCCCGGTGTAGTTGCGTCGGTTATCTTTGCAACACCGCCAACCATCCGTTTAACAATATTAGGAATTAAGCAAGTACCTGAAGACATTATTGAAGCAACAGAGGCGTTTGGCTCGACAACGAAGCAGCGCTTAGTGAAGGTGCAGTTGCCGCTTGCAATGCCAACGATTATGGCGGGTATTAATCAAAGTATTATGCTGGCGTTATCAATGGTCGTCATTGCTTCAATGGTTGGAGCGCCAGGACTTGGTGCTGATGTATATCGCGCCGTCACGCAAATCAAGACAGGAATCGGTTTTGAAGCTGGCCTAGCGATAGTTATTATTGCTATTATTTTAGACCGGATTTCACAAAATCTAGGAAAAAATAAACAAGGGGGAACTATGTAA
- a CDS encoding glycine/betaine ABC transporter, whose product MKKWLGFLLVLVLTIGLVACGSKDSQTTETAIGKSVDYKIIGIDPGAGLMKATAKVIEDYGLEDWKLVEGSGAAMTAALKKAYDKQEPIIITGWTPHWKFSKFDLKYLEDPKGIYGEDENIHTITRTGLQAEHPDAFKVLDQFHWTSDDMSAVMVMIEEGMKEEEAALKWIEENADKVAEWTKGVNKVNGDKIKLAYVAWASEIASTNVLAKVLEDVGYNVKMVQLEAGAVWAGIADGSADASVAAWLPVTHADHYAKFEGKFEDLGTNLEGTKIGLVVPSYMDINSIEDLK is encoded by the coding sequence ATGAAAAAATGGTTAGGATTTTTACTAGTTTTAGTTCTAACAATTGGTTTAGTAGCCTGTGGGTCAAAGGATAGTCAGACGACTGAAACAGCTATTGGTAAAAGTGTAGATTATAAGATTATTGGAATTGACCCTGGTGCTGGACTCATGAAAGCAACTGCTAAAGTGATTGAGGATTATGGTTTAGAAGATTGGAAACTAGTAGAAGGATCTGGGGCAGCGATGACAGCTGCATTAAAAAAAGCATATGATAAACAAGAACCAATTATCATAACAGGCTGGACACCACATTGGAAGTTTTCGAAATTTGATTTAAAATATTTAGAAGATCCAAAAGGTATCTATGGGGAAGATGAAAATATTCATACGATTACTCGCACTGGTTTACAAGCTGAACATCCAGATGCCTTTAAAGTTTTAGATCAATTCCACTGGACATCAGATGATATGAGTGCGGTGATGGTCATGATTGAAGAAGGTATGAAGGAAGAAGAGGCTGCCCTTAAATGGATTGAAGAGAATGCAGATAAAGTTGCTGAATGGACAAAAGGCGTTAATAAAGTTAATGGCGACAAAATTAAATTAGCGTATGTTGCTTGGGCAAGTGAAATTGCAAGCACAAATGTTTTGGCGAAGGTTTTGGAGGATGTGGGATACAATGTGAAAATGGTTCAACTTGAAGCTGGTGCGGTTTGGGCTGGTATTGCTGATGGCAGTGCTGATGCATCTGTGGCTGCTTGGTTGCCAGTAACACACGCTGACCATTATGCTAAATTTGAAGGCAAATTTGAAGATCTTGGTACAAACCTTGAAGGCACAAAAATCGGATTAGTTGTACCTAGCTATATGGATATTAATTCTATTGAGGATTTAAAATAA